The Longimicrobiaceae bacterium DNA segment CCACCCCCTCCTCGCCGACCTCGGCCTCCTCGCCACCGCAGGCGGCGAGTACGACGGCCGCCGCGAGCGCGGGGAAGAGCAACGTCCGGATTCTGCGCATCGTTCTCTCCTTGCTGCGGTTCTCCGGTGGGCGGGCCCGCCGGGTGGGCCGGTCCATACCCGGAATGCCGGACGCCCCGGTCCGGTGCTGGACGGGGCTGTCCGGGGCGCTGGCGAGGTGCAAGGGTGGTGCCGCGGAGTCGGGGGTGGGGCGGCGCAACCCGGAACCCAACTTGCATCACCGCCGCATCCGGTTCGCGGGGATCCGTCATGGACGCGGAGGGGGGCATGCAGATCGGGATGGTGGGGCTCGGGAAGATGGGCGGGAACATGGTCACCCGGCTCCTGCGCGGGGGGCACGAGGTGGTCGTCTTCGACCTCGACCCGGAGCTGACGCAGCGGGTGGGATCGGCCGAGGGCGCCACGCCGGTGGGGTCGCTCTCCGAGATGGTGGGGGTGCTCCGGGCGCCGCGCGTGGTGTGGGTGATGGTCCCCGCCGGCGAGCCCACCGAGCAGACGCTGCGGAGCCTGGCCGCCGAGATGTTCGAGGGCGACGTGCTGATCGACGGCGGAAACTCCAACTTCCACGACACCCGGCGCCGCTCCCGGCAGCTCGGGGAGATGGGGATCCGCCTGGTGGACGCCGGCACCAGCGGCGGGGTGTGGGGGCTGGAGGTGGGCTACTGCCTCATGGTGGGCGGCGAGCCGGAGGCGGTGCGCCTCTGCGAGGGCGCGTTCCGCACGCTGGCGCCGCCGGACGGGTACCTGCACGTGGGGCCCAGCGGGGCGGGGCACTTCGTCAAGATGGTGCACAACGGGATCGAGTACGGGCTCCTCCAGGCGTACGCCGAGGGGTTCGAGATCATGCACGCCTCCGACTACCCGCTCGACCTGCGCGCCATCGCCGGGCTCTGGAACCAGGGGAGCGTGGTGCGCTCCTGGCTCCTGGAGCTGCTGGAGCGCGCCTACGCCGCCGAGGGGCCGGAGCTGGAGCGCATCCGCGGCTGGGTGGCCGACTCCG contains these protein-coding regions:
- the gnd gene encoding decarboxylating 6-phosphogluconate dehydrogenase; its protein translation is MQIGMVGLGKMGGNMVTRLLRGGHEVVVFDLDPELTQRVGSAEGATPVGSLSEMVGVLRAPRVVWVMVPAGEPTEQTLRSLAAEMFEGDVLIDGGNSNFHDTRRRSRQLGEMGIRLVDAGTSGGVWGLEVGYCLMVGGEPEAVRLCEGAFRTLAPPDGYLHVGPSGAGHFVKMVHNGIEYGLLQAYAEGFEIMHASDYPLDLRAIAGLWNQGSVVRSWLLELLERAYAAEGPELERIRGWVADSGEGRWTVETALDLDVPAPVITLSLLSRFRSRQEESYSAQVIAALRNQFGGHAVKEAKPEDPVPG